A window of Haliscomenobacter hydrossis DSM 1100 contains these coding sequences:
- a CDS encoding DUF1330 domain-containing protein yields MPAYVIVQVKVNEPIEYELYKSLTPASIHAFGGRFIVRGAAVETLEGTWNPGRLVVLEFPDKATAQAWWESEEYATAKAIRQRTAETEMILVEGFSGFGGS; encoded by the coding sequence ATGCCTGCATACGTCATCGTTCAAGTCAAAGTCAACGAACCAATTGAATACGAACTGTACAAATCCCTCACCCCCGCCTCGATCCACGCTTTTGGAGGGCGTTTTATCGTACGGGGTGCTGCCGTCGAAACGCTGGAAGGCACCTGGAATCCAGGTCGTCTTGTGGTGCTGGAATTCCCAGACAAAGCCACTGCTCAAGCCTGGTGGGAATCGGAAGAATACGCTACCGCCAAAGCCATCCGGCAACGCACGGCGGAAACGGAGATGATTTTGGTGGAGGGGTTTTCGGGGTTCGGGGGTTCGTAG
- a CDS encoding serine hydrolase encodes MLKRVTPFTLILLIGLCFTTLAQSQSKLNTAQLDSTLSALHQLQLFNGVALIAQDGQVIYQKAFGKSDASGKTALSPQSSFNLASVSKQFVAMTAMLLKEENKLQYDDPVQKYLPGFPYGNITIRHLLTHTSGLPEYFDLAQRHLTLLDTLTNEDMLQLLVRHKPALEFEPGNRWAYCNTGYVLLASVVIKVSGQPFADFFAERIARPLGLQHTFVYHFKGPTAPAQRVLGMRWENGKTLPDDLISIDGVVGDGNVYSSAEDLLRWEQALYTEKLVKKTTLEEAFQPVKLSDGSTHPYGFGWGIAKDGKELSHTGSWVGFRNLIVRDVEQKRSLILLDNSGQGHAQQALRNWYEGKAPKLPSSLLIRNVQIIDGTGSAARLGAVRVLNNRIRDLGSLSPLPGEKVVDGLGKVLAPGFIDTHSHHAGTMDERPEMLAVASQGVTTIVSGQDGESEPMDSLAARIKRRPIAVNLASYAGHSTLRLRAMGLSSFRRPATMAEVDKMKVLLDDELKAGALGLCSGLEYEEGFYSNRDEVITLAKVAAAAGGRYMSHIRSEDIYLDDALDEIIQIGREAKLPVQISHFKIALKSKWGQAPQLLARLQAARAEGIDITADVYPYEHWQSTLRVLFPKKDFDNLASAEFAVTQLVDPTRSIVSRFGAQPAYAGKTLSAIAQMRSEPVAKTLMHLVAEAERTGETESIIGASMADKDVIDLLKWPHTNVCSDGTHRSHPRGHGAFTRVLARYVREKKALSMEEAIHKMTGLSAEHLGLQNRGLIAPGYYADLVLFDPKTVQDNATFQNPTLLSTGIEQVWVNGKAVFVKGKSTKEFPGVLLKRE; translated from the coding sequence ATGCTCAAGCGAGTAACACCATTTACCTTGATCCTCCTGATTGGGCTATGCTTTACCACCCTTGCCCAGAGCCAAAGCAAGCTGAATACCGCCCAGTTGGATTCCACTTTAAGCGCCTTGCACCAACTCCAACTTTTCAACGGCGTTGCGCTCATAGCTCAAGATGGCCAGGTTATCTACCAAAAAGCCTTTGGCAAAAGTGATGCCAGCGGCAAAACCGCCCTCAGCCCCCAATCTTCCTTCAATCTGGCCTCCGTTTCCAAGCAGTTTGTCGCCATGACGGCCATGTTGCTCAAAGAAGAAAACAAGTTGCAATACGATGATCCCGTACAGAAATATTTACCCGGTTTCCCTTACGGCAACATTACCATCCGACACCTGTTGACGCATACTTCCGGACTTCCCGAATATTTTGATTTGGCGCAACGTCACCTCACATTGTTGGACACCTTGACGAACGAGGATATGCTGCAATTGCTAGTACGGCACAAACCCGCCCTGGAGTTTGAACCAGGAAATCGTTGGGCCTATTGCAATACGGGGTACGTGTTGCTGGCCTCGGTGGTCATCAAAGTTTCAGGCCAACCTTTTGCCGATTTTTTTGCTGAACGCATCGCCCGTCCCCTGGGTTTGCAACACACTTTTGTGTACCACTTCAAAGGCCCGACAGCGCCCGCTCAAAGGGTGCTGGGCATGCGCTGGGAAAACGGCAAGACCCTACCCGATGACCTGATCAGCATTGATGGCGTGGTGGGTGATGGCAATGTATACAGCTCAGCGGAGGATTTGCTGCGTTGGGAACAAGCCCTGTACACCGAAAAGCTGGTCAAAAAAACTACGTTGGAGGAAGCCTTTCAGCCCGTCAAACTCAGCGACGGCAGCACTCATCCCTATGGTTTTGGATGGGGGATAGCCAAAGATGGCAAAGAACTGAGCCACACGGGCAGTTGGGTAGGTTTCCGCAACCTCATCGTCCGCGATGTGGAACAAAAACGCAGCTTGATCCTCTTGGACAATTCCGGGCAAGGTCATGCCCAGCAAGCCCTGCGCAATTGGTACGAAGGGAAAGCGCCCAAGCTGCCCAGTTCCCTGCTCATCCGCAATGTGCAAATCATCGATGGTACGGGGAGTGCAGCACGCCTCGGTGCGGTGCGGGTGCTCAACAACCGGATTCGCGACCTGGGCTCATTGAGTCCTTTGCCGGGAGAAAAAGTGGTGGATGGTCTGGGGAAAGTGCTCGCGCCTGGCTTCATCGACACGCATAGCCACCATGCAGGTACGATGGACGAACGGCCAGAGATGTTGGCCGTGGCCAGCCAGGGGGTGACGACCATTGTTTCGGGTCAGGACGGCGAATCCGAGCCGATGGACTCACTAGCGGCACGCATCAAGCGCCGCCCTATTGCTGTCAACCTCGCTTCCTACGCCGGGCACAGCACCCTGCGCCTGCGGGCGATGGGTTTGAGCAGTTTCCGGCGCCCCGCCACGATGGCCGAAGTGGATAAAATGAAAGTACTTCTGGATGATGAATTAAAAGCCGGCGCCCTGGGTTTGTGCTCCGGCCTGGAATACGAAGAAGGGTTTTATTCCAACCGCGACGAGGTCATCACCCTGGCCAAAGTGGCCGCTGCCGCGGGTGGCCGCTACATGAGTCATATCCGCAGCGAAGACATCTACCTGGACGATGCGCTGGACGAAATCATTCAGATTGGGCGAGAGGCGAAGCTGCCGGTGCAAATTTCTCATTTCAAAATTGCCCTCAAAAGCAAATGGGGACAAGCACCCCAACTGCTCGCCCGCTTGCAAGCCGCCCGTGCGGAGGGCATCGACATCACTGCCGACGTGTACCCTTACGAGCACTGGCAATCCACGCTGCGGGTCTTGTTTCCCAAAAAGGATTTTGACAATTTGGCCAGCGCAGAATTTGCCGTCACACAGTTGGTTGACCCCACGCGCAGCATCGTTTCCCGCTTTGGTGCCCAACCTGCTTATGCGGGTAAAACCCTGAGTGCCATCGCCCAAATGCGCAGCGAGCCCGTGGCCAAAACCCTGATGCACCTCGTAGCGGAAGCCGAACGCACGGGCGAAACCGAATCCATCATTGGCGCGTCGATGGCGGATAAAGATGTGATCGACCTTTTGAAGTGGCCGCATACCAATGTTTGTTCGGATGGTACCCACCGTAGCCACCCGCGCGGGCACGGGGCGTTTACACGGGTATTGGCGCGGTATGTGCGCGAGAAAAAAGCCCTGAGTATGGAGGAGGCCATCCATAAAATGACTGGCCTTTCGGCAGAGCACCTGGGTTTGCAAAACCGGGGATTGATCGCGCCGGGCTATTACGCTGATCTGGTGTTGTTCGATCCCAAAACGGTGCAGGACAATGCGACATTTCAGAATCCAACTTTACTTTCCACGGGAATCGAGCAGGTTTGGGTGAACGGGAAAGCGGTTTTTGTGAAAGGAAAAAGTACAAAGGAATTTCCGGGGGTGTTGCTGAAGCGGGAATAA
- a CDS encoding CRTAC1 family protein → MKPILALLLMAGLAPALMAQQFTQLKNSPLTTKPGDSRSINLVDLNGDGLDDVFVSKGLKGGQNNDLFFNLGKGNFQAITTDSIALDMSPSDGATFADTDNDGDLDAYVTTWYRRPNLFYLNDGKGGFTHIPKGITGSMGTYSETAAFGDYDNDGLVDIYISNSAGDKRNLLYRNKGNNDFERVSIDWLNEALPSRSANWADFDNDGDLDLFVANEEAQPNSLFRNMGKGNFEKIITDPVAKDTFSSITASWGDVNNDGFLDLFVGNAGYMKAQNNQLFLNTGKGGFTLAPSGPLNTDGGCSFGSAFADYDNDGDLDLFVSNGYCTGEIINFLYRNRGDGTFERDLSSLPNYQTPCSFGTAWGDLNNDGFLDLMVSTCKNGEKDPEPNNLVFMNNGNANHWLKIRLQGVASNRAAIGAKIRVKTKINGKSVWQMRELSAQTGYAGQSSLTTHFGLGTAQRIDELIVEWPSGAKQKFSKIKSGRTYQLLENGKLVPSN, encoded by the coding sequence ATGAAACCCATTCTCGCCTTGTTGCTGATGGCGGGCCTTGCGCCTGCCCTAATGGCCCAACAGTTTACCCAACTGAAAAATTCTCCACTGACGACCAAACCCGGCGACAGCCGCAGCATCAATCTGGTTGACCTCAATGGCGACGGCCTGGACGACGTGTTTGTGTCCAAAGGATTAAAAGGAGGCCAAAACAACGACCTGTTTTTCAACCTCGGCAAAGGCAATTTCCAAGCCATTACCACCGATTCTATTGCCCTGGACATGAGCCCTTCCGACGGAGCCACTTTTGCCGATACCGACAACGATGGCGACCTCGATGCTTATGTAACCACCTGGTACCGCCGCCCCAACCTGTTTTACCTCAACGATGGCAAAGGTGGTTTCACGCACATTCCCAAGGGCATTACGGGCAGTATGGGCACCTATTCCGAAACAGCAGCTTTTGGCGATTACGACAACGATGGCCTGGTGGACATTTACATCTCCAACAGCGCGGGCGACAAACGCAACTTGTTGTACCGCAACAAGGGCAACAATGATTTTGAGCGGGTGAGTATCGACTGGCTGAATGAAGCCCTCCCCAGTCGCTCCGCCAATTGGGCGGATTTTGACAACGATGGGGATCTGGATCTGTTTGTAGCCAATGAAGAGGCGCAACCCAACAGCCTGTTCCGCAATATGGGCAAAGGCAATTTTGAAAAAATTATTACTGATCCCGTGGCAAAAGATACCTTCAGCTCCATCACTGCGAGTTGGGGTGATGTGAACAACGATGGCTTTTTGGACCTGTTTGTAGGCAACGCTGGGTACATGAAAGCCCAGAACAACCAACTTTTTCTCAATACAGGCAAAGGTGGATTCACTTTAGCACCGAGTGGCCCGCTCAATACGGATGGCGGGTGCAGCTTCGGCAGCGCTTTTGCGGATTACGACAACGATGGCGACCTCGACTTGTTTGTGAGCAATGGCTACTGCACGGGTGAGATTATCAATTTTTTGTACCGCAATCGTGGCGACGGCACTTTTGAACGCGACCTGAGCAGTTTGCCCAATTACCAAACGCCCTGCTCATTTGGCACTGCCTGGGGGGATTTGAACAACGACGGTTTTTTGGATTTGATGGTCTCCACCTGTAAAAATGGCGAAAAAGACCCCGAACCCAACAACCTGGTGTTTATGAACAATGGCAATGCCAACCATTGGCTGAAAATTCGACTGCAGGGCGTGGCTTCCAATCGTGCGGCCATTGGGGCGAAAATTCGGGTAAAAACCAAAATCAATGGCAAGTCAGTTTGGCAAATGCGCGAACTATCGGCACAAACCGGTTATGCCGGGCAGAGTAGTTTGACCACTCATTTTGGTCTGGGCACGGCCCAACGCATTGATGAGCTGATCGTGGAATGGCCGAGTGGGGCAAAACAAAAGTTCTCCAAAATCAAATCGGGGCGAACGTATCAATTGCTGGAGAATGGGAAGCTTGTTCCCAGCAATTGA
- a CDS encoding TIGR01777 family oxidoreductase, which yields MSIVLIAGGTGLIGTQLSKLLSEQGFQVRHLSRSAQPNATYPTFAWDVDKGTLDPLALEGVEYIINLAGAGVADKPWTQARKLLIINSRVKSNQLLKRHILAMPQPPKAFVSSAAVGYYGDNPSDQWIGEDAPPGTGFLSESCIAWEASIRSLIETGVRVVGLRIGIVLSTKGGALPKMTQPMKFGLAPYFGSGNTWYPWIHIDDLCRMFLFALQDADMTGFFNAVAPHPVRNRELIKTASKIFARRTISMPAPALALRAVLGELADAILTGVRASSAKIQREGFDFEHPNLEEALRSLK from the coding sequence ATGAGTATAGTTTTGATTGCTGGCGGCACTGGATTAATCGGTACACAGCTTAGTAAACTGCTGAGTGAACAGGGGTTTCAAGTGCGGCACCTCAGTAGAAGTGCTCAGCCCAACGCGACCTATCCCACTTTTGCCTGGGATGTTGACAAAGGAACCCTCGACCCTTTGGCCCTGGAGGGGGTAGAATACATCATCAACCTGGCTGGTGCTGGAGTTGCCGACAAACCCTGGACCCAAGCCCGTAAGCTGCTCATCATCAACAGCCGGGTCAAAAGTAATCAATTGCTCAAAAGGCATATTCTGGCCATGCCCCAGCCTCCCAAAGCCTTTGTTTCCAGTGCAGCTGTTGGCTATTATGGCGACAACCCCAGTGACCAATGGATCGGCGAAGATGCTCCTCCCGGCACTGGCTTTTTATCCGAAAGTTGTATTGCCTGGGAGGCTTCCATCCGCAGCTTGATCGAGACGGGGGTGCGGGTAGTTGGTTTGCGTATTGGCATAGTGCTTTCTACCAAAGGCGGTGCCTTGCCCAAAATGACGCAACCCATGAAATTTGGTTTGGCCCCCTATTTTGGGTCCGGCAACACCTGGTATCCCTGGATCCACATCGACGACTTGTGCCGCATGTTCCTTTTTGCTCTGCAAGACGCGGACATGACCGGTTTTTTCAATGCGGTAGCGCCCCATCCCGTACGCAATCGGGAACTGATCAAAACGGCCTCTAAAATATTTGCACGTCGCACCATCTCGATGCCCGCACCAGCCCTGGCTTTGCGGGCGGTATTGGGCGAGTTGGCGGATGCCATTTTGACCGGGGTAAGGGCTTCTTCCGCAAAAATCCAACGGGAGGGTTTTGATTTTGAACACCCGAATTTGGAAGAGGCGCTGCGGAGTTTGAAATAA
- a CDS encoding ABC transporter substrate-binding protein: MNISQTVLISLSVFFSSCIRDSKDKLPDVDFKRTDNTVVVRMESDADRLNTLLTQSQYGRMPSDLAQLNLMTYNDSLELIPYMVKGQPEIKDLPNNAVSYTFEMLDEAVWDDGKPVTGHDYLFTLKTILNPKIEGVLGPFVEEIKDVQVDAKNPKRFTVVMSPKTIYSLDYATNSFSVIPQHIMDPKGLMKSIPLADLIDPAKAEALASNPKIVEYAELFSSPAYSNDPKYLVGCGPYRIESWTPGEKIVVKKKKDWWGDKLAQTNPLLTAYPDEIIFKVIIDPAATTAALKNEEIDVTNRINPEDFLALQKNKAVSDRYAFHNPATMAYYCIPVNARNPKLADKRVRQALAYAIDVDEIINEIYLGFAERIASPVSLTSPDYNKKLKPIPFDINKSKALLAEAGWKDSNSNGIVDKVINGKSTELSLNFLYAAGKETSQQLALLIQDNAKKAGIDIKIQAMDGREAIGRWATHDFELLSAGRGIAPIWSPEQNWRTDADNRSGFGNAETDALIDKIPLTFDPKKRREMYHRLQEIIFDEQVEIFLFAPKDCIAIHKRFSAEPVSNSPGYAPSEFKLKK, translated from the coding sequence ATGAACATCTCCCAAACCGTTCTAATCAGCCTGAGCGTTTTTTTCAGCTCTTGTATACGAGATTCAAAAGACAAATTGCCCGATGTAGATTTTAAGCGGACCGATAATACGGTGGTCGTGCGGATGGAAAGTGATGCCGATCGCTTGAACACGCTGCTTACCCAAAGCCAGTACGGCCGGATGCCTTCAGATTTGGCGCAGCTCAATTTGATGACTTACAACGATTCCCTCGAATTGATTCCCTATATGGTCAAGGGTCAACCAGAAATCAAAGACCTGCCCAACAACGCAGTGAGTTATACCTTCGAGATGCTGGATGAAGCAGTATGGGACGACGGCAAACCCGTAACCGGACATGATTATTTGTTTACCTTAAAAACCATCCTCAACCCCAAAATTGAAGGAGTGTTGGGTCCTTTTGTGGAGGAAATCAAGGATGTACAAGTTGACGCGAAAAATCCCAAGCGCTTTACCGTGGTGATGAGCCCCAAAACAATTTATTCGCTGGATTACGCCACAAACTCGTTTTCAGTGATACCCCAGCACATCATGGATCCCAAGGGTTTGATGAAAAGTATTCCACTGGCCGATTTGATCGATCCGGCCAAAGCTGAGGCGCTGGCGAGCAATCCCAAGATTGTTGAATATGCTGAATTGTTCAGTTCCCCAGCGTATTCCAACGACCCCAAATACCTCGTGGGTTGTGGTCCTTACCGCATTGAATCCTGGACTCCCGGCGAAAAAATTGTGGTGAAAAAGAAAAAAGATTGGTGGGGGGATAAATTGGCCCAAACCAACCCGCTGTTGACGGCTTACCCGGACGAGATTATCTTTAAAGTGATCATCGATCCGGCTGCGACGACGGCGGCATTGAAAAATGAAGAAATTGATGTCACCAACCGAATTAACCCGGAGGATTTTTTAGCGCTGCAAAAAAACAAAGCAGTATCGGATCGTTATGCTTTTCACAATCCAGCCACGATGGCTTATTACTGCATTCCGGTCAATGCCCGCAACCCAAAACTGGCCGACAAAAGAGTACGCCAAGCGCTGGCTTACGCGATTGATGTGGATGAAATCATCAACGAAATTTACCTGGGCTTCGCCGAAAGAATTGCCAGCCCGGTTTCCCTAACCTCTCCCGATTACAACAAGAAGCTCAAACCCATTCCATTTGACATCAACAAATCCAAGGCATTGTTGGCAGAAGCAGGTTGGAAAGACAGCAACAGCAATGGCATTGTGGATAAGGTGATCAATGGTAAAAGCACCGAACTGAGTTTGAATTTCCTTTACGCTGCAGGTAAAGAAACCTCACAACAATTGGCTTTATTGATTCAAGACAATGCCAAAAAAGCGGGCATCGACATCAAAATTCAAGCCATGGATGGCCGGGAAGCAATTGGACGTTGGGCGACTCATGATTTTGAGCTATTGAGTGCTGGCCGGGGCATTGCCCCCATTTGGTCGCCCGAACAGAATTGGCGTACCGATGCCGACAACCGCAGTGGCTTTGGCAATGCCGAAACCGATGCCTTGATCGATAAAATTCCCCTCACGTTTGACCCCAAAAAACGCCGGGAAATGTACCATCGACTGCAAGAAATCATCTTTGACGAGCAAGTCGAAATCTTCTTATTTGCCCCCAAGGATTGTATCGCCATCCACAAACGTTTCTCGGCGGAGCCAGTTTCCAATTCGCCGGGGTATGCTCCCTCGGAGTTTAAGCTGAAAAAGTAA
- a CDS encoding ABC transporter permease → MLRYFLNRILLLAPTLLVALVLTFGLSRLVPGDPVEQANEDDLEKSTQKEAELLRMYRRKSARMGLDKPVFYFSIQPAAYPDTLYKIPFRNRREMLIALLRQNGNWPAVEQYLVEIGNFKTGLQKLPDSLRSEARSNLAQEINDLQFTADFSVAQAQLQTMGGLVQKDPDLQQGMGGAYTQLLESFQYLQAHPQKVKLYLPAFKWHGFDNQFQDLLSGYLRGDLGLSYNDGKPVNAKIGRALVWTVLLNVFALPIAYFLAIFFGVRMAVGKGGRFDRRMNNVLFGLYALPAFWVALVLLVVFSNPDWGMNFISITGMMDLDKNSSWGEWIRVGARQLIVPIICLIYPAMTVLARQMRSSMIVALNQDFVRTARAKGLTEKEVIWKHAFPNAAFPLIAYFGSLLPEMVTGSILLENIFNVPGMGRLLIYGMGTQDWPIVFGIMILGTLLSIIGLLFADLAYAWLDPRVRFGAESNPIAQV, encoded by the coding sequence ATGCTTCGCTACTTTCTCAATCGTATCCTTTTGCTTGCCCCAACACTCCTGGTTGCACTGGTGTTGACCTTTGGGTTGAGTCGATTGGTACCCGGCGATCCCGTGGAGCAGGCGAATGAAGATGACCTCGAAAAATCTACCCAAAAGGAAGCGGAATTGCTGCGGATGTATCGGCGCAAGTCGGCTCGGATGGGGTTGGACAAACCCGTATTTTACTTCAGCATTCAGCCCGCAGCCTATCCCGATACCTTGTATAAAATCCCCTTCCGCAATCGGCGGGAAATGCTCATTGCGCTGTTGCGGCAAAATGGCAACTGGCCAGCCGTAGAGCAGTATTTGGTAGAAATTGGCAACTTCAAAACTGGTTTGCAAAAGTTACCCGATTCCCTCCGTTCGGAAGCGCGCAGCAACCTGGCCCAAGAGATCAACGACCTACAATTCACTGCGGACTTCTCGGTTGCGCAGGCTCAATTGCAGACGATGGGTGGATTGGTGCAAAAAGATCCAGACTTACAACAAGGAATGGGCGGTGCTTACACTCAACTGCTGGAATCATTCCAATACTTACAAGCCCATCCACAAAAAGTGAAATTGTATCTCCCGGCCTTCAAGTGGCATGGTTTTGACAATCAATTTCAGGACCTTTTGTCTGGCTACCTGCGGGGGGACTTGGGTTTGTCGTACAATGACGGTAAACCAGTGAATGCAAAAATCGGACGAGCGTTGGTCTGGACGGTCTTGCTCAATGTTTTTGCCTTACCCATCGCTTATTTTTTGGCCATCTTTTTTGGGGTACGCATGGCCGTGGGCAAAGGAGGGCGTTTTGATCGCCGGATGAACAATGTCCTTTTTGGCTTGTACGCCTTGCCTGCATTTTGGGTAGCATTGGTGCTTTTGGTCGTTTTTTCAAATCCCGATTGGGGCATGAATTTCATCAGCATTACCGGGATGATGGATTTGGATAAAAACTCGTCCTGGGGCGAATGGATCAGGGTAGGGGCGCGGCAGTTGATTGTGCCGATCATTTGCCTGATTTATCCGGCCATGACGGTATTGGCCCGCCAGATGCGCAGTTCGATGATTGTAGCCTTGAACCAGGACTTCGTGCGCACCGCCCGAGCCAAGGGTTTGACGGAAAAAGAAGTCATTTGGAAACACGCTTTCCCCAACGCAGCTTTTCCGCTGATCGCCTATTTTGGTTCGCTCTTGCCGGAGATGGTGACGGGTTCAATTTTACTGGAGAATATTTTCAACGTCCCCGGTATGGGACGTTTGTTGATTTATGGGATGGGTACCCAGGATTGGCCAATCGTTTTTGGCATCATGATTTTGGGGACACTCTTGAGCATCATCGGACTGTTGTTTGCCGATTTGGCCTACGCCTGGCTCGATCCACGGGTACGTTTTGGTGCTGAATCCAATCCAATTGCACAAGTATGA
- a CDS encoding ABC transporter permease, with product MSKKQVNAGYWANVWQRFRSRPAGRLALRSLSVFVLVAFLAPFVANERPVYAKMEGRTYFPLFQGVLVDLGWRSWDARLLPAEDWLDKTYDKVWYTLIPYSPASIDHRNLNARGPFERQRVESLRFRHWLGTDKTGRDVAAGMLHGTRMALWVGLVAIGVALFFGLSLGGLAGYFGDQGLVIRKSTLAIWALFAPLSLFYVVYLPGLSSEPSWQTQVLILLVYLITPLILAMLLSRIFSRFLPKLGQITLPLDTLLMRLLEVVDAIPATILVLALIATMEQPDTTYIMVVVGVVGSASVARFVRAEFLRVRKQTYMEAGRALGFGHFRLIFRHALPNAVGPLLVLLSFSMAGAILTESSLSLLGIGAADRVTWGSILGGLRGQHEIEWWLAFFPGMAIFCTVLTFKYLGEGLSEALGEK from the coding sequence ATGAGCAAAAAACAAGTTAACGCAGGTTATTGGGCCAATGTTTGGCAACGCTTCCGCAGCCGTCCTGCGGGTCGTTTGGCCCTGCGCAGCTTGAGCGTTTTTGTCCTGGTGGCTTTTTTGGCCCCTTTTGTTGCCAATGAAAGACCTGTTTACGCAAAAATGGAAGGACGTACTTATTTTCCTTTGTTTCAAGGCGTGTTGGTTGATTTGGGTTGGCGTTCCTGGGACGCCAGATTGCTTCCGGCTGAAGATTGGCTGGACAAAACTTACGACAAAGTATGGTACACCCTCATCCCTTATTCCCCTGCTTCCATCGACCACCGCAACCTTAATGCCCGTGGGCCATTTGAACGGCAGCGCGTAGAATCTTTACGTTTTCGGCATTGGCTAGGCACCGATAAAACGGGGCGCGATGTGGCCGCCGGAATGCTCCACGGCACCCGCATGGCCCTGTGGGTCGGTTTGGTCGCCATTGGGGTGGCCTTGTTTTTTGGTCTTTCTTTGGGCGGCTTGGCGGGATACTTTGGTGATCAGGGCTTGGTGATCCGCAAATCTACGCTGGCGATTTGGGCACTATTTGCACCTTTGAGTCTTTTTTATGTAGTTTATTTGCCAGGCTTGTCCAGTGAACCCAGCTGGCAAACTCAGGTTTTGATACTATTGGTATACTTGATCACGCCGCTGATTTTGGCGATGCTGCTGAGCCGGATTTTTAGCCGATTTTTGCCAAAACTAGGTCAAATTACCCTGCCTTTAGACACCCTGTTGATGCGCTTGCTCGAAGTTGTGGACGCCATACCGGCCACCATTCTGGTGTTGGCCTTGATTGCGACCATGGAACAGCCCGATACCACTTACATAATGGTGGTGGTGGGGGTGGTGGGTAGCGCATCAGTGGCGCGCTTTGTACGGGCCGAGTTTTTAAGGGTGCGCAAACAGACCTATATGGAAGCGGGGCGGGCCTTGGGTTTTGGCCATTTTCGGCTCATTTTTCGACATGCTTTGCCTAATGCAGTTGGGCCGCTGCTGGTACTGCTTTCGTTCAGCATGGCGGGGGCCATTTTAACCGAATCCAGCTTGTCGCTGTTGGGAATTGGAGCAGCTGACAGGGTCACCTGGGGTTCCATTCTGGGGGGATTACGTGGTCAACACGAGATTGAATGGTGGCTGGCATTTTTCCCGGGGATGGCTATTTTTTGTACGGTACTGACCTTTAAATACTTGGGTGAGGGCTTGAGCGAGGCTTTGGGGGAAAAATAA